The Geobacillus genomosp. 3 genome segment TTGATGTTTTGCAGTAGCGTTTCGATTTCGTGGACATATTCATTCATCTGAAATCAAACATGCCTACTTCAGAAAACAGTGAACAGACTAAATCACTTCTAACGATATTTCATGTAGCATATCGAGATCTTGCGTCTGGCAAGATGGAAGGAGCTCACCGTAGACACTTATATTTACTTTCCGCTGTGGAAAAGCCTCAACATGAATTGATTCAATTCTCGCCATATAACGCCCGTTATTTTGAATAAGGTTAAACATAAACTCGCTATAGAAAGCAGGAATATACCCTAGCTTACACCCTTCATCTGTTAACACTTCTACTGCTTTAGAATCTTGCCTATTCTCCGGCTCTAATCGAAAATGTACCTTATCCCCCACTTTAAGATATTGAATTACTCGATCTCCCTCGTAATATCTCCAACCCGCGACATAAAAATCAAAATCGAAATGATTTCCCGATACATAAATTGGCGCTACAAATTCATAAGAATCTGTCGCAAGTTTACCACCAGTCGCTCGCAACATATCCATATCTGTACAATCGCGCGGCAAGCCGTATGTCCGCAAAATTTCTAAAAAATCCGGACGGCGCCGGTCAGGCAAACGCCGCTCAAAAGGCCCGAACAATCTGTTAGAAACGTATTTTTTTCCTATATCCGGAAACGACAAATGAGGTTGATAACCGTTTTCTAGTGCTTCGAACAGTCCTCTTCTCTTCCTGCTACGTTCATAATAAAATACATACTTATCCCCATCGTGTAATAAGTTTCC includes the following:
- a CDS encoding HIRAN domain-containing protein, which gives rise to MRPFVLWLIWQNECTRQRYHIGNLLHDGDKYVFYYERSRKRRGLFEALENGYQPHLSFPDIGKKYVSNRLFGPFERRLPDRRRPDFLEILRTYGLPRDCTDMDMLRATGGKLATDSYEFVAPIYVSGNHFDFDFYVAGWRYYEGDRVIQYLKVGDKVHFRLEPENRQDSKAVEVLTDEGCKLGYIPAFYSEFMFNLIQNNGRYMARIESIHVEAFPQRKVNISVYGELLPSCQTQDLDMLHEISLEVI